The following proteins come from a genomic window of Rutidosis leptorrhynchoides isolate AG116_Rl617_1_P2 chromosome 10, CSIRO_AGI_Rlap_v1, whole genome shotgun sequence:
- the LOC139870253 gene encoding (3S,6E)-nerolidol synthase 1-like, whose translation MALIHQSGLSVFAYSRTSKLLNHVAPQNTWIPHKTTSTSSRFKPSSKTIIPAYKSLCNDIHNIVTTEEEDDVKHSTLVKQVRTLIAKVNDERFDDLLMVDSLQRLGIDYHFVDEINTILKRRYAQFSNTDVFDYQNLYEVSLCFRILRQNGFHVSSEAFMKFKGQDHKFEEKLNDDIKGLMELYEASHLGMKGEIILDEAQIYSCQRLEDSIKFLDDKQAKMVQRTLNNPYYKTVPFLNFKNYIDDFDNTALQQLAELEFYKAQTLHQRELNTVIRWWNELGVVQELPLARNQPLFMYIAPMVSLTNPNLSSQRINMAKIASLICIIDDIFDLYGTIDELTLLTEAVSRWDMNVIDSLPNYMKTSFKALDDVINEISNEVYEQHGLNPINSLRKSWQTYIDAFLEEAKLIKSGRLLTTKEYLEIGIATSGVHTLLSPVFFLLGDGKTEEHVQIIENESDIITLVSKMFRLYDDLATTEEESLIGRGSYIKYYLNENEGCSIEDAHEHVLNLISDTWKCLNKECFSPNPFSDASIRTTNNLARMLSYMSSYGDTGSLALLSDYLKALVVHEASDFESLGS comes from the exons ATGGCCTTGATCCACCAAAGTGGTTTATCCGTGTTTGCTTATTCAAGAACCTCAAAACTCTTGAACCATGTTGCACCTCAAAACACATGGATCCCTCATAAAACTACTTCAACGTCATCGCGCTTCAAACCATCTTCGAAAACTATAATACCGGCTTATAAGTCTTTGTGTAACGACATTCACAATATCGTAACTACTGAG GAAGAGGATGATGTGAAGCACTCAACTTTGGTGAAACAAGTTCGTACTTTAATTGCCAAGGTGAATgatgaaagatttgatgatttgCTTATGGTTGATTCTCTCCAACGACTAGGAATCGATTATCACTTCGTAGATGAGATCAACACGATACTAAAAAGGCGTTACGCGCAATTTTCAAATACTGATGTGTTTGATTATCAAAATCTCTACGAGGTCTCCCTATGTTTTAGAATCTTAAGACAAAATGGCTTTCATGTGTCATCAG AGGCTTTTATGAAGTTTAAGGGACAGGACCACAAGTTTGAGGAAAAATTGAATGACGACATAAAAGGTCTAATGGAATTATACGAGGCTTCACATTTAGGTATGAAAGGAGAAATCATACTTGATGAAGCTCAAATATATAGCTGCCAACGTTTGGAAGATAGCATAAAGTTTCTGGACGATAAACAAGCGAAAATGGTGCAACGTACACTTAATAATCCCTACTATAAAACCGTACCCTTCTTGAATTTCAAGAATTATATAGATGATTTTGATAACACAGCCTTGCAACAATTAGCAGAGTTGGAATTTTATAAGGCACAAACCCTACACCAAAGAGAGTTAAATACAGTGATAAG GTGGTGGAATGAACTTGGAGTGGTCCAAGAGTTACCTTTGGCAAGGAATCAACCTTTATTTATGTATATTGCTCCCATGGTTTCCCTAACAAATCCCAACCTCTCGAGTCAAAGGATCAATATGGCAAAAATCGCTTCACTTATTTGCATCATTGATGACATATTCGATCTCTATGGTACAATAGATGAACTAACTTTATTAACCGAAGCCGTAAGCAG GTGGGATATGAACGTTATTGATAGCCTTCCGAATTACATGAAAACTAGTTTCAAGGCTCTTGATGATGTTATAAACGAAATATCTAACGAGGTTTATGAACAACATGGGCTTAACCCCATAAACTCCTTGAGAAAATCG TGGCAGACATATATCGATGCGTTCCTTGAGGAAGCAAAATTGATCAAATCTGGAAGACTTTTAACGACCAAAGAATACTTGGAAATTGGGATAGCTACTTCTGGTGTACATACTCTCCTTAGTCCTGTATTTTTCCTCCTTGGTGATGGTAAAACTGAGGAACATGTTCAAATTATTGAAAATGAAAGTGACATTATAACATTAGTTTCGAAGATGTTTCGTCTATATGACGATTTGGCTACTACAGAG GAGGAGAGTCTGATTGGGCGTGGATCGTACATCAAATATTATCTCAATGAAAATGAAGGGTGTTCAATTGAGGATGCACATGAGCATGTTCTTAACTTGATTTCAGATACATGGAAGTGTTTAAATAAGGAGTGTTTTTCCCCAAACCCATTTTCAGATGCTTCCATCAGGACCACGAATAATCTTGCAAGGATGTTGTCATATATGAGTTCTTACGGTGATACTGGTTCTCTTGCACTACTAAGCGATTATCTCAAGGCATTGGTAGTACATGAAGCTTCTGATTTTGAATCTCTAGGATCCTAA